In Methanomassiliicoccales archaeon, one genomic interval encodes:
- a CDS encoding extracellular solute-binding protein produces the protein MNEKKEGKMLKKWLVFGVLLVGIGAVVAAEEKPYAGTKIVVLSASDGAPAERIISPWIPVFEERTGIKVEFVELGLDALHTKLVTLFATRSPEVDVVWTYAAWTAEFAAAGYLEDITDWIDDETKSDLTGAMVAVTYRGRLYGLPKFGSMRFFYWNKLIFEQAGLDPNTPPSTWDEFVRIAQLTTKDTDGDGVIDQYGFLPTGLAEGENAVMDFQLLYLLCGGGKLFDENDQPLFDNEIGVEALKKYVALYDAGVIDPAAWTIRSGSDRRARWMLGNVAMVFEWPALWKLANDPARSKVAGHVGIGLLPAIKTTASLDGSEGYAISVFSRNKAAAFEFLKFVASPEVQRDIALRVGWLPVRQSVYSDPAIRTHPTLSEMFRVAEEFFAGGYPIDRFAAPYAQEVINEALWPAIVKAVKHEMTPEEALKWAADKARDIVQKYR, from the coding sequence ATGAATGAGAAAAAGGAGGGGAAGATGTTGAAAAAATGGTTGGTTTTTGGAGTTCTTCTTGTCGGTATTGGTGCTGTTGTGGCGGCAGAAGAAAAGCCGTATGCTGGGACAAAAATTGTTGTGCTATCAGCTAGTGATGGAGCCCCTGCAGAAAGGATAATCAGTCCATGGATACCTGTATTTGAAGAGAGGACAGGTATAAAAGTTGAATTTGTCGAGCTTGGATTGGATGCACTACATACGAAGCTCGTTACGCTTTTCGCAACCAGAAGCCCTGAAGTGGATGTTGTATGGACTTATGCAGCTTGGACTGCGGAATTTGCCGCGGCTGGATACTTAGAAGACATCACTGACTGGATCGACGACGAAACAAAATCAGATCTGACCGGAGCTATGGTGGCTGTTACTTACCGCGGTCGGTTATATGGCTTACCAAAATTTGGCAGCATGCGCTTTTTCTATTGGAATAAGCTCATATTTGAGCAAGCAGGTTTGGATCCCAACACCCCCCCTAGCACGTGGGATGAATTTGTACGAATTGCACAATTAACTACTAAAGATACCGATGGTGACGGAGTAATAGATCAGTATGGGTTCCTACCTACAGGTTTAGCAGAAGGCGAAAACGCTGTTATGGACTTTCAATTGTTATACTTACTTTGCGGGGGAGGAAAGTTGTTTGACGAAAACGACCAGCCACTTTTTGATAATGAGATCGGAGTAGAAGCCCTAAAAAAGTATGTTGCACTCTATGATGCTGGTGTAATTGATCCTGCAGCCTGGACTATTCGTAGTGGGTCAGATCGTCGTGCAAGGTGGATGCTGGGTAACGTGGCAATGGTTTTTGAATGGCCAGCTCTTTGGAAACTAGCGAATGATCCAGCTCGTTCAAAGGTAGCAGGGCATGTAGGAATTGGTTTGTTGCCAGCTATAAAAACTACTGCATCCCTAGATGGATCTGAAGGATATGCTATTAGTGTGTTTTCACGTAACAAAGCCGCTGCCTTTGAATTCCTCAAATTTGTTGCAAGCCCTGAAGTTCAACGAGACATTGCGCTGCGTGTAGGATGGTTACCAGTGCGTCAAAGCGTGTACAGTGATCCTGCAATCAGGACACATCCAACCTTATCTGAAATGTTCCGAGTCGCTGAAGAGTTCTTTGCAGGGGGTTATCCAATCGACAGATTTGCTGCCCCGTATGCGCAAGAAGTTATAAATGAAGCACTATGGCCTGCCATTGTTAAGGCTGTAAAACATGAAATGACCCCTGAAGAGGCTTTGAAATGGGCTGCTGATAAAGCACGGGATATCGTTCAAAAATATCGTTAA